The genomic DNA CGAGAAACGAGACTCGAACCTGAAGAGGTTCGGACCCGAATCCCTGCACAACACCGAGAACGTCATTCCCCTTGAGGCGGAACTGCACACCGAGGTGAGCGCGTTCTACTCCTCGAATCAGGAATTCATTACGGGTTCCACGAACATGACGGTTCGGAAGTGGCTCGATACCCAATCCTACGAGGCGCAAAGACGGTTCGGACTGAACACCATCGAGAACATCAGGAGTGGAACTTGGCGACCCAGAAGATGACGCTTGATCAACTGGTCGAGGTGTTCGCCCAAAGCACGGTGGCGCAAACCGACGCGATTTTTCGCGGAGACTCCAAGACTGGAAACAGACATGCGAAGAAGCGCATCGCCGCATTCAAGGCTTTATGTTCTCACGGGAATCCCGGACGCGATGCACTCGCCGTTCTGTTCTCCCATTCCCGAATGGATGTTCGCGTCATGGCGGCTTCGTACCTGCTCCGGCACCGCACCGCCGAGGCGCGAGCCGTACTGACGGATGTCGCGAAGGGCGAAGGACTGGCCGCGTTCGGTGCATCGGAGTCCTTGAAGCGATGGGAGGAAGGCACATGGACCCTGGATCCAGGAACATCCGAATGACCTATCCCGTCTGGAGGAATTGCTCCCGCAACCGGATTGGCGGGCCGCCCAGGGCTGTCCCCTGTCCGTGCGTATGGGTCACCCTTTTGTCGGCTCTGCGCAAGCACTCGTGGAACGTACTCAGGATGGACTGAACAACGCCCAGGAGACCTGAATGCCGCGAACGCTGCTCAAAACTAGTCCTGCTCCTCTCGACGCA from Melittangium boletus DSM 14713 includes the following:
- a CDS encoding DUF2019 domain-containing protein, which encodes MATQKMTLDQLVEVFAQSTVAQTDAIFRGDSKTGNRHAKKRIAAFKALCSHGNPGRDALAVLFSHSRMDVRVMAASYLLRHRTAEARAVLTDVAKGEGLAAFGASESLKRWEEGTWTLDPGTSE